The Crocosphaera subtropica ATCC 51142 genome includes a window with the following:
- a CDS encoding DUF3887 domain-containing protein, with product MNWSLTSLKQNGLPLLVVTLVTGIGQLPVIAQVKLTPPPPVKLVQSSKQVDEEGLKEKAAQMMQLLTQEDYNQARTLLNRDLAVQLTSDQIGEIWSNLIEVTGPVKEIVSYRVIPSVNANIVVVETAFEDKTDDFVITFNQQGEIVGVDFPNVASIEEIAQIMVNSVAVNDFARARGYLHPSLKSEILPNRLQTAWQNIQRENGLFERIESIEVRPGSGVNAVDLVVVEAKFQKGIRKFFFIFDDNRRIVGINLAE from the coding sequence ATGAACTGGTCTTTAACATCCCTAAAACAGAACGGACTACCCCTATTAGTCGTCACTCTAGTCACCGGTATTGGTCAATTACCAGTGATCGCACAAGTCAAGTTAACCCCTCCTCCCCCTGTCAAGTTGGTTCAATCTTCTAAACAAGTGGATGAAGAAGGGTTAAAAGAAAAAGCCGCCCAGATGATGCAACTCTTAACCCAAGAGGATTACAATCAAGCCAGAACCCTATTAAACCGTGACTTAGCGGTTCAATTAACCAGCGATCAAATTGGGGAAATTTGGAGTAATTTAATTGAGGTAACAGGACCAGTTAAAGAAATTGTTAGTTATCGTGTCATCCCTAGTGTTAACGCTAATATTGTTGTAGTGGAAACTGCCTTTGAGGATAAAACCGACGATTTTGTTATTACCTTTAACCAACAAGGGGAAATTGTCGGCGTTGACTTTCCTAATGTAGCCTCCATTGAAGAAATCGCCCAAATAATGGTTAATTCCGTAGCAGTTAATGACTTCGCAAGGGCCAGAGGCTATTTACATCCTTCCCTAAAAAGTGAAATTTTGCCCAACCGACTCCAAACCGCTTGGCAGAATATTCAACGGGAAAACGGACTGTTTGAACGCATAGAAAGCATAGAAGTCCGTCCGGGGTCTGGGGTTAATGCTGTTGATTTGGTGGTGGTGGAAGCTAAATTCCAGAAAGGAATTAGAAAGTTTTTTTTCATATTTGATGATAACCGTCGTATTGTCGGCATCAATCTCGCAGAATAG
- the ppk1 gene encoding polyphosphate kinase 1 — MAQTKTKETEINLKDPQYYFNRELSWLEFNYRVLNEALDSRTPLLERLKFTAIFSANLDEFFMVRVAGLKQQVQAGVTKLTSDGRTPLEQLTVISERLRPLVKEQDQLFEYTLRNLLINQGIYLINYVDLDQEQRTYLHKYFDENIFPVLTPLAVDPSHPFPYISNLSLNLGVVVRDPDTEEEHFARVKVPGVLPRFVPLPPELRHQEDDQTAIWTGVPLEQVIAHNLEALFPGMIVQECHPFRVTRNADLSVEEDEADDLLLAIEQELRKRHIGKSAVRLEIHAATPEPIRNQLIKDLELEEIDVYDIEGLLGLKDLFYFMSLPCPDLKDEPWSAVIPPALQRVKKVVDDNDEGKVQQEGEDIFSIIRQGDILVHHPYHSFSSSVQQFITQAAYDPDVLTIKMTLYRTSGDSPIVNALIAAAANGKQVAALVELKARFDEENNIIWARRLEQSGVHVVYGLVGLKTHTKIILIVRQEAKQIRRYVHIGTGNYNPKTAKLYTDLGLFSCREKLGADLTDLFNFLTGYSRQKSYRKLLVAPVNMRDRMVSMINREAEHCRNGGSGRIVAKMNSLVDSQIIETLYKASQAGVKIDLIVRGICCLKPGIEGVSDNIHVISIVGRFLEHSRIFYFHNGGQEEIYIGSADWMTRNLSRRVEAVTPVEDAKIAQELQEILGVMLSDNRHAWELQSDGSYIQRQPQSKDHQQSSQATFREMALQAVKDSI, encoded by the coding sequence ATGGCACAGACAAAAACAAAAGAAACAGAGATTAATCTTAAAGATCCCCAATATTACTTTAATCGGGAATTGAGTTGGTTAGAATTTAATTATCGGGTTTTGAATGAAGCCCTAGACTCTCGGACTCCTTTATTAGAAAGACTCAAATTTACTGCTATTTTTAGCGCAAATTTAGATGAATTTTTTATGGTTAGGGTAGCAGGGTTAAAACAACAAGTACAAGCAGGAGTAACTAAATTAACCTCTGATGGTCGTACCCCTTTAGAACAATTAACGGTGATTAGTGAACGTTTACGTCCTTTAGTGAAAGAACAAGATCAGCTTTTTGAATATACCCTGAGAAATTTATTAATTAATCAAGGAATTTATCTCATTAATTATGTAGACCTCGATCAAGAACAACGTACTTATTTACACAAGTATTTCGACGAGAATATTTTTCCTGTGTTAACCCCTTTAGCAGTTGATCCGTCTCATCCGTTCCCTTATATTTCTAATCTAAGTTTAAACTTAGGGGTAGTGGTGCGTGATCCGGACACAGAGGAAGAACATTTTGCACGGGTCAAAGTCCCTGGTGTGTTACCTCGTTTTGTACCACTTCCCCCAGAATTGAGACATCAAGAGGACGATCAAACAGCGATTTGGACGGGGGTTCCTTTAGAACAAGTGATTGCCCATAATTTAGAGGCACTCTTTCCGGGTATGATTGTTCAAGAATGTCATCCGTTTCGAGTGACAAGAAATGCCGATTTATCCGTCGAAGAAGACGAAGCAGATGATTTACTGTTAGCCATTGAACAAGAGTTAAGAAAACGACATATTGGTAAGTCTGCCGTACGCTTAGAAATCCATGCAGCTACCCCCGAACCAATTAGAAATCAACTGATAAAAGATTTAGAATTAGAAGAAATTGATGTCTATGATATTGAGGGATTATTAGGATTAAAAGACCTCTTTTACTTTATGTCCCTTCCTTGTCCAGACTTGAAAGATGAACCTTGGAGTGCGGTGATTCCCCCTGCTTTACAACGGGTTAAAAAAGTAGTGGATGATAACGACGAAGGGAAAGTTCAACAGGAAGGAGAAGACATTTTTTCTATTATTCGTCAAGGAGATATTTTAGTTCATCATCCTTATCATTCTTTTAGTTCTTCCGTACAACAATTTATTACCCAAGCAGCTTATGATCCGGATGTCTTAACGATAAAAATGACCTTGTATCGAACTTCAGGAGATTCCCCCATTGTTAACGCTTTAATTGCGGCTGCTGCTAACGGAAAACAAGTGGCTGCTTTAGTAGAATTAAAAGCGAGATTTGATGAAGAAAATAATATTATTTGGGCCCGCCGTTTAGAACAATCAGGGGTTCATGTGGTCTATGGGTTGGTGGGATTAAAAACCCATACCAAAATTATTTTAATTGTTCGCCAAGAAGCTAAACAAATCCGTCGTTATGTTCATATTGGAACAGGAAATTATAATCCTAAAACAGCAAAACTGTACACCGATTTAGGACTATTTAGTTGTCGAGAAAAATTAGGGGCGGACTTAACGGATTTATTTAACTTTTTAACCGGTTATTCCCGTCAAAAATCCTACCGCAAACTATTAGTTGCCCCTGTGAATATGCGTGATCGCATGGTGTCTATGATTAATCGAGAAGCAGAACATTGTCGCAATGGAGGCAGTGGTCGGATTGTGGCTAAAATGAATTCTTTAGTGGATTCTCAAATCATTGAAACCCTTTATAAAGCGTCTCAAGCAGGAGTAAAAATCGATTTAATTGTTCGGGGAATTTGCTGTTTAAAACCAGGTATTGAAGGGGTTAGTGATAACATTCATGTCATTAGTATTGTGGGTCGTTTCTTGGAACATTCACGGATTTTTTACTTCCATAATGGAGGACAAGAAGAGATTTATATTGGCAGTGCAGATTGGATGACTCGTAATCTTTCTCGTCGTGTGGAAGCCGTTACCCCTGTAGAAGATGCAAAAATTGCTCAAGAATTACAAGAAATTTTAGGGGTGATGTTATCTGATAATCGTCATGCCTGGGAATTACAAAGCGATGGTAGCTATATTCAACGTCAACCTCAAAGCAAAGATCATCAACAAAGTTCTCAAGCAACCTTTAGGGAGATGGCGTTACAAGCGGTCAAAGACTCTATTTAA
- a CDS encoding TerC family protein, protein MLDQILDSSLALSLKTPILLIILIVLEAVLSADNAIALAAIAQGLKSPQLQRSALNVGLVVAYVLRMSLILTATWVVQFWQFELLGATYLLWLVFNYFTSEENEQDHHHGPEFASLWQAIPLIAVTDLAFSLDSVTTAIALADEIWLILAGGTIGVITLRFLAELFIRWLKEYTYLEDAGFITVGFVGLRLLVRVINPEWVPPEWLMIGAIAVIFIWGFSKRNPDTEDEVEIPVESMDTPMNKEPEKISSEV, encoded by the coding sequence ATGTTAGACCAGATTCTTGACTCTTCTCTCGCTCTTAGTCTCAAAACTCCTATCTTACTGATCATTTTAATTGTTTTAGAAGCGGTGTTATCGGCTGATAATGCCATCGCTTTGGCTGCTATTGCCCAAGGATTGAAAAGTCCCCAATTACAACGATCAGCCCTGAATGTTGGGTTAGTGGTGGCTTATGTCCTACGGATGTCTTTGATTTTGACCGCAACCTGGGTGGTTCAATTTTGGCAATTTGAACTATTGGGGGCAACCTATCTCTTGTGGTTAGTGTTTAATTATTTTACCTCCGAAGAGAATGAACAAGATCATCATCATGGTCCAGAGTTTGCTTCTCTTTGGCAAGCGATCCCTTTAATTGCTGTGACAGATTTGGCCTTTTCTTTAGATAGTGTGACCACAGCGATCGCCTTAGCGGATGAAATTTGGTTAATTTTAGCCGGGGGAACCATTGGTGTGATTACCCTACGATTTTTGGCAGAATTATTTATTCGTTGGTTAAAAGAATATACCTATCTCGAAGATGCAGGATTTATCACCGTTGGTTTTGTGGGATTACGCCTATTGGTCCGAGTGATCAATCCTGAATGGGTTCCCCCAGAATGGTTAATGATTGGGGCGATCGCTGTAATCTTTATTTGGGGTTTTTCTAAGCGTAATCCAGACACCGAAGATGAGGTTGAAATTCCTGTCGAATCTATGGACACTCCAATGAATAAAGAACCAGAAAAAATTTCCTCTGAAGTATAG
- a CDS encoding DUF1822 family protein: protein MTNRLMETSDFRLLIPEEIWLEQEDYDLAKQLSEIEGTEDKKWQAYINLLGMFALEKWLKENIYTQDIQRIIDRIDTYGYLQRKGFKFCLITQEDFLQEGMIVPRELIYNSDHTAHFYVAMEVLEEEEIAIIRGFISYDKLSQLSLPTIEDNNYWLFLDYLDPEPNHLLMTYKYLEPSTIILPQNIVNQVQENVQEAIINLSNWLEGMLEESWQNLEQLINTDAGLNFATRSLSEEKKVGKFIRLQMEFDEQIFVLLLTISPTAEDKLRIQVQLYPTNNQTYLSSEIKLRMYSKSGKLVKEVIAGKQDNYIQLPPFSASKDRQFKIEVNLNNASITETFRV from the coding sequence ATGACAAATAGACTTATGGAAACCAGTGACTTTCGTTTATTAATACCCGAAGAAATTTGGCTAGAACAAGAAGATTATGATCTTGCCAAACAATTAAGTGAAATTGAAGGAACGGAAGACAAAAAATGGCAAGCGTATATCAATTTATTAGGGATGTTTGCTTTAGAAAAATGGCTAAAAGAAAATATTTATACTCAAGACATACAGCGCATAATTGATAGGATTGATACTTACGGATATCTACAACGAAAAGGGTTTAAATTTTGTCTTATAACTCAAGAAGATTTTTTACAAGAAGGAATGATTGTTCCTAGAGAATTAATTTATAACTCTGATCATACTGCTCATTTTTATGTGGCAATGGAGGTGTTAGAAGAGGAAGAAATAGCGATTATTAGGGGATTTATTTCTTATGATAAACTATCTCAATTATCATTACCAACGATTGAAGATAATAATTATTGGTTATTTTTGGATTATTTAGATCCCGAACCTAATCATCTCTTAATGACGTACAAATATCTTGAACCCAGTACCATTATCTTACCTCAAAATATAGTTAATCAAGTGCAAGAAAATGTACAAGAAGCAATTATAAATTTAAGTAATTGGTTAGAGGGTATGTTAGAGGAAAGTTGGCAAAATTTAGAACAATTAATAAATACGGATGCAGGTTTAAATTTTGCTACTCGTAGTCTATCAGAAGAAAAGAAAGTCGGTAAATTTATCCGATTACAAATGGAATTCGACGAACAAATTTTTGTTTTATTATTAACCATTTCTCCCACAGCAGAAGATAAACTAAGAATTCAAGTTCAATTGTATCCAACCAATAACCAAACCTATTTATCTTCTGAAATTAAGTTAAGAATGTACTCAAAATCAGGAAAATTAGTTAAAGAAGTCATAGCGGGAAAACAGGATAATTATATTCAGTTACCTCCTTTTTCTGCATCCAAAGATAGACAATTTAAAATTGAAGTTAATCTCAACAATGCTTCTATTACTGAGACATTTCGAGTGTAA
- the eno gene encoding phosphopyruvate hydratase: MLNKPVVSIEDITAREILDSRGRPTIEAEVLLETGAFGIAQVPSGASTGSFEAHELRDDDSNRYGGKGVLKAVNNVKDEIAPKIIGMDGLDQTAIDHTMIELDGSANKKELGANAILAVSLATAKAAADELALPLYRYLGGPLANVLPVPMMNVINGGSHADNNVDFQEFMIMPVGADSFKEALRWGAEVFASLSKVLKERKLLSGVGDEGGYAPNLGSNQEALDLLIEAIEKAGYKPGEQVALAMDVASSEFYKDGQYIYDGSAHSPQEFIDYLGKLVDQYPIISIEDGLQEDDWDSWKILTDTLGSRIQLVGDDLFVTNPTRLQKGIDMGVGNSILIKLNQIGSLTETLDTIALATRHQYSSVISHRSGETEDTTIADLAVATRAGQIKTGSLCRSERVAKYNRLLRIEEELGDRAVYAAKVGLGPQ, translated from the coding sequence ATGCTAAATAAACCCGTCGTTTCCATTGAAGACATTACCGCTAGAGAAATTTTAGACTCTCGTGGCCGTCCTACCATTGAAGCAGAAGTCTTACTGGAAACTGGGGCCTTCGGTATTGCCCAAGTTCCCAGTGGCGCGTCAACCGGTAGCTTCGAGGCCCACGAATTACGGGATGATGACTCTAACCGCTACGGTGGTAAAGGCGTTCTCAAAGCCGTTAATAACGTTAAAGACGAAATTGCCCCGAAAATCATCGGCATGGATGGGTTAGATCAAACTGCGATCGATCACACCATGATTGAGTTAGACGGTTCGGCCAATAAAAAAGAATTAGGGGCTAACGCTATTTTAGCCGTTTCTTTGGCCACCGCTAAAGCTGCAGCCGATGAATTAGCCCTTCCTCTGTACCGTTATTTAGGAGGCCCTTTGGCTAATGTTCTACCCGTCCCCATGATGAACGTCATTAACGGGGGTTCTCATGCGGATAATAATGTAGACTTCCAAGAGTTTATGATTATGCCAGTGGGGGCAGACTCTTTCAAAGAAGCCTTGCGATGGGGTGCAGAAGTGTTTGCTTCTCTCAGTAAAGTGCTAAAAGAGCGTAAATTGCTCTCTGGGGTAGGCGACGAGGGGGGATACGCCCCTAACCTGGGATCGAACCAGGAAGCCCTAGATTTGCTCATAGAAGCCATTGAAAAGGCAGGGTATAAGCCAGGGGAACAGGTCGCTTTAGCGATGGATGTGGCTTCAAGTGAGTTTTATAAGGATGGCCAATATATTTATGATGGTTCTGCTCATTCTCCTCAAGAATTTATCGATTATTTAGGTAAATTAGTGGATCAATATCCCATTATTTCCATTGAAGATGGCTTACAAGAAGATGACTGGGATAGCTGGAAGATTTTGACCGATACGTTAGGATCTCGTATTCAGTTAGTCGGGGACGATCTCTTTGTCACTAACCCCACCCGTCTACAAAAAGGCATTGATATGGGTGTGGGTAATAGTATTCTCATTAAACTTAATCAAATCGGTAGTTTAACGGAAACGTTGGACACTATTGCGTTGGCAACTCGTCATCAATATAGTTCCGTTATTTCCCATCGTTCCGGAGAAACCGAAGACACCACCATTGCAGACTTAGCAGTAGCTACACGCGCCGGACAAATTAAAACCGGTTCTCTGTGTCGTAGTGAACGGGTGGCTAAATATAATCGGTTGTTGCGTATCGAAGAAGAATTAGGCGATCGCGCAGTTTATGCTGCAAAAGTGGGTTTAGGCCCTCAATAA
- a CDS encoding CHAT domain-containing protein → MILIINFGKGNLEEGFSYITLQLWSDYSPFPQQFTSCLPANLELKNSCNQWRLQYDQYHQRNSFDSRNNLDDNEDEFDFEDSVTNFSEVDFISFSNNLLETFNQWLNSDNFSNILEKIAAKLNPNEAIRLILNTDNDTLKRLPWSDWEFLNAYPKSEISLSRSHYIREEINIKLRNKVRILAIIGNTQGINVNQEKQWLNQLPDAEVYFLEKPCKDDIKTILSDTKGWDILFFAGHSNTKENTGILSINDSNERDVTINELRCHLKEAIKNGLQVAIFNSCDGLGIGDGLASLYIPITIIMREPVPNKVAQVFFHQFLESYANQKLSLYIAVKNARKKLETLDNDYLTASWLPMIFQNPSFSPPSWVELGGFSPCPYLGLNAFQESNADLFFGRETLINELEDLVKQNYFIPLVGASGSGKSSLIFAGLIPKLRQDINQNWRISWFRPNNNPFEGFVKAISQFTNNSYDRFQELQLELDLENDRTAISNCFNQIIQNFNYSSNLLLIIDQFEELFTLCNKSQREAFLKSVLTAINTVYKLTVIITLRADFLSYLLNSVEWGQLLKQYSPQYITSMNREELKSAIVKPAAFHGVKLKDKLVDQLIDDVYQEAGYLPLLQFTLTELWKQQKKGWLTYQDYETIGGVRTALANYAESVYQKFYQEEQEKIKKIFLQLVTLKENNQPTKKLVTKDNNFVRENWQLITRLASSHLLITNSLEKEITVEIAHEKLITAWPRYYQWIQEHQDFLRWRSQLSNNINQWRNCLQIKQDQPLQLRLFLSKKIEIWKNYQQQKGYLLKDSPLINARIWYKKRLHELAEEEKEFIEKSLKLRRNQKITISLISISVLGTISLVSIFAWVQSKERQLEQLIRYASSQVITSENLKTIIDVLPNYLNSANQREKSNQIKQAMDDYRQILRVANNTYEKIEKDPHIFQNVSNVQDKITNISQQAESSLAEMISKYRLPKLEQQLTNKQFGERKISQMINPDADTIEYDYTQTIYTDALKTTHDIIMSDIGAKTDQNSNDIIDEGEEKMIPCQTLIQIEKLWRKATNNQCGWYGEDNVWQSNCQPFKGNTLTNMLMYPSDVPLLENRLHQCQIL, encoded by the coding sequence ATGATTTTAATAATTAATTTTGGAAAAGGAAATTTAGAAGAAGGATTTTCTTATATTACCCTTCAATTATGGTCAGATTATAGCCCTTTTCCCCAACAGTTTACCAGTTGTTTACCTGCTAACCTAGAATTAAAAAATAGTTGTAATCAATGGCGACTACAATATGATCAATATCATCAAAGAAATAGTTTTGATTCTAGAAACAATCTAGATGACAATGAGGATGAATTTGATTTTGAGGACAGTGTTACTAATTTTTCAGAAGTTGATTTTATCTCTTTTTCTAATAACTTACTTGAAACATTTAATCAGTGGCTAAATAGTGATAATTTTTCTAATATTCTGGAAAAAATAGCAGCAAAATTGAATCCTAATGAAGCAATTAGATTGATTTTAAATACGGATAATGATACCTTAAAACGACTTCCTTGGAGTGATTGGGAATTTTTGAATGCTTATCCTAAATCAGAAATTTCCCTGAGTCGTTCCCATTATATTCGTGAAGAAATTAATATCAAACTTCGCAATAAAGTGAGAATTTTGGCTATTATTGGTAACACACAAGGAATTAATGTGAACCAAGAAAAACAATGGTTAAATCAATTACCAGATGCAGAAGTTTATTTTTTAGAAAAACCGTGTAAAGATGATATTAAAACCATTTTGTCTGATACTAAAGGATGGGATATTTTATTTTTTGCTGGTCATAGTAATACAAAAGAAAATACAGGAATATTATCAATAAATGATAGTAATGAAAGAGATGTCACCATTAATGAATTAAGATGTCATTTAAAAGAAGCAATCAAAAATGGGTTACAAGTTGCTATTTTTAATTCCTGTGACGGTTTAGGTATTGGTGACGGGTTAGCTAGTTTGTATATTCCCATTACAATTATTATGCGAGAACCCGTTCCTAATAAAGTAGCACAAGTTTTTTTTCATCAATTTTTAGAGAGTTATGCTAACCAAAAATTATCTCTTTATATAGCAGTAAAAAATGCTAGAAAAAAGTTAGAAACCCTGGACAATGATTATCTTACTGCTTCTTGGTTGCCGATGATATTTCAAAACCCTTCATTTTCTCCTCCTAGTTGGGTAGAGTTGGGTGGGTTTTCTCCTTGTCCCTATTTAGGATTAAATGCTTTTCAAGAAAGCAATGCTGATCTATTTTTTGGACGAGAAACGTTAATAAATGAGTTAGAAGATTTAGTTAAGCAAAATTATTTTATTCCTTTAGTTGGTGCATCAGGAAGCGGTAAATCTTCCCTTATTTTTGCAGGTTTAATTCCTAAATTACGTCAAGATATTAATCAAAATTGGCGAATTAGTTGGTTTCGTCCGAATAATAATCCTTTTGAGGGATTCGTTAAAGCTATTTCTCAATTTACTAATAATTCTTATGATCGTTTTCAAGAATTACAATTAGAACTTGATTTAGAAAATGATAGGACTGCTATTAGTAATTGTTTTAACCAAATTATTCAAAACTTCAACTATTCTAGTAACTTATTATTAATAATTGATCAGTTTGAAGAACTGTTTACTTTATGCAATAAGTCTCAGCGTGAAGCATTTTTAAAAAGTGTACTAACTGCTATTAATACTGTTTATAAACTTACAGTTATTATTACCTTACGGGCTGATTTTTTAAGTTATTTATTAAATTCTGTAGAATGGGGACAATTATTAAAACAATATTCTCCTCAATATATTACTTCAATGAATCGAGAAGAATTAAAATCAGCCATTGTTAAGCCGGCTGCTTTTCATGGGGTTAAATTAAAAGATAAATTAGTAGATCAATTAATTGATGATGTCTATCAAGAAGCAGGATATTTACCCTTATTACAGTTTACCTTAACTGAACTTTGGAAACAGCAAAAAAAAGGATGGTTAACTTATCAAGATTATGAAACAATAGGAGGAGTTAGAACTGCATTAGCTAACTATGCAGAGTCAGTTTATCAAAAATTTTATCAAGAAGAACAAGAAAAAATAAAAAAAATATTTCTGCAACTGGTTACTCTGAAAGAAAATAATCAACCAACTAAAAAATTAGTGACAAAAGACAATAACTTCGTTAGAGAAAATTGGCAGTTAATCACTCGTTTAGCGTCCAGTCATCTCTTGATTACAAACTCATTAGAAAAAGAAATAACCGTTGAAATTGCTCACGAAAAATTGATTACTGCTTGGCCAAGATATTATCAATGGATACAAGAACATCAAGATTTTCTACGCTGGCGATCGCAATTATCTAATAATATTAATCAATGGAGAAATTGTCTTCAAATAAAACAAGATCAACCGTTACAATTGAGACTATTTTTATCGAAGAAAATTGAAATTTGGAAGAATTATCAACAACAAAAAGGTTATTTATTAAAAGATAGTCCATTAATTAATGCAAGAATTTGGTATAAGAAACGATTACATGAATTAGCAGAAGAAGAAAAAGAATTTATTGAAAAAAGTTTAAAACTTCGTCGTAATCAAAAAATCACGATTAGTTTAATCAGCATTTCTGTCTTAGGCACTATTTCATTAGTTAGTATATTTGCTTGGGTACAATCAAAAGAAAGACAACTAGAACAATTAATTCGTTATGCTTCTTCTCAGGTAATTACTTCAGAAAATCTAAAGACCATCATCGATGTTTTACCTAACTATTTAAACAGCGCAAATCAAAGAGAAAAAAGTAACCAAATAAAGCAAGCTATGGATGATTATCGTCAAATTTTACGAGTCGCTAATAACACTTACGAAAAAATAGAAAAAGATCCTCACATTTTCCAAAATGTATCAAATGTTCAAGATAAAATCACAAATATTTCTCAACAAGCTGAGTCCTCTTTAGCTGAAATGATTTCTAAATATAGATTACCGAAGTTAGAACAACAACTCACGAATAAACAGTTTGGCGAAAGAAAAATAAGTCAAATGATTAACCCCGATGCTGATACTATAGAATATGATTATACTCAAACCATTTATACAGACGCATTAAAAACAACCCATGATATTATTATGAGTGATATAGGAGCAAAAACTGATCAAAATAGTAATGATATAATCGATGAAGGAGAAGAAAAAATGATTCCGTGTCAAACCTTAATACAAATAGAAAAACTATGGAGAAAAGCAACTAATAATCAGTGTGGATGGTATGGAGAAGATAACGTTTGGCAATCAAACTGTCAACCATTTAAAGGAAATACCCTTACTAATATGTTGATGTATCCCAGTGATGTTCCTTTACTAGAAAATCGTTTACATCAGTGTCAAATATTGTAA
- a CDS encoding M48 family metalloprotease, whose product MKKHKQLKWIVISFLVASGLIIFNIFEVHSADIIQNKECYETLLQADEWYQQGNIEEATPLYRQCKPHFNREEKTITDIPEPVYEIEELEGGERFWNQALEGLENENQKSKAFVYLQLMTSRYPEFIPAHIKLAEFCKKEAEFCENSAKQEQPKTASEVISRVSQLYPSDPDLLKTRIELLAEEGKFLEASIAARQFSIINDDYPEAEEFGQLADDYLGQFEGKIQGELISQTVFTTLLSGGSAFLRDDPYQAISGLQMIGLMLQGESSLGETAISAFVNDKRARNQLVEDEEVINYIKGIAGKMTPYMGRDFDYEYYVVKDPNINAFALPGGKIVVNSGAIIAANSESEIAGLLGHEISHAVLSHGFLKVAKANFLNSSGQVVGSVQELQQGVPFITRMSTLINLAYSREAETQADILGTRVLASAGYAADGLRDFMAILQEEYGDESTSYLSTHPAPVDRVSYLEKLVVDNGYDPYRYMGIKRHQEIKERLRNF is encoded by the coding sequence ATGAAAAAACATAAACAATTAAAATGGATAGTCATTAGTTTCCTGGTTGCCAGTGGATTGATTATTTTTAATATTTTTGAGGTTCATAGTGCAGACATAATCCAAAATAAAGAATGCTACGAAACCCTACTACAAGCCGATGAATGGTATCAACAAGGAAACATAGAAGAAGCTACCCCTTTATATCGTCAATGTAAACCCCATTTCAACCGTGAAGAAAAGACCATAACCGATATTCCTGAACCTGTATATGAGATTGAGGAATTAGAAGGAGGTGAACGGTTTTGGAATCAGGCACTGGAGGGGTTAGAAAATGAGAATCAAAAAAGTAAAGCGTTTGTCTATCTTCAACTCATGACCTCTCGTTATCCTGAGTTTATTCCGGCTCATATTAAGTTAGCAGAATTTTGTAAAAAAGAGGCAGAATTTTGTGAAAACAGTGCTAAACAAGAGCAACCAAAAACAGCCAGTGAAGTCATTTCAAGAGTTTCTCAGTTGTATCCGAGTGATCCTGACTTATTAAAAACTAGAATCGAACTATTAGCTGAAGAGGGTAAATTTTTAGAAGCGTCTATTGCTGCTAGACAGTTTTCTATTATTAATGATGACTATCCTGAAGCTGAAGAATTTGGTCAATTAGCGGATGATTATTTAGGTCAATTTGAAGGAAAAATTCAAGGAGAATTAATCTCTCAAACGGTTTTTACTACCCTTTTAAGTGGGGGGTCAGCCTTTTTAAGAGATGATCCGTATCAAGCAATTTCTGGCCTACAAATGATTGGTTTAATGTTACAGGGAGAATCAAGTTTAGGAGAAACAGCGATTTCTGCCTTTGTTAATGATAAACGAGCAAGAAATCAGCTAGTTGAAGATGAGGAAGTGATTAATTATATCAAGGGAATTGCAGGAAAAATGACCCCCTATATGGGTCGAGATTTTGACTATGAATATTATGTGGTTAAAGACCCCAATATTAACGCTTTTGCGTTACCGGGTGGTAAAATTGTGGTTAATTCTGGAGCTATTATAGCTGCTAATTCTGAGTCCGAAATTGCTGGATTATTAGGTCACGAAATTTCCCATGCTGTTCTGTCTCACGGATTTTTAAAGGTAGCAAAGGCGAATTTTCTCAACAGTTCAGGACAAGTTGTAGGCAGTGTTCAAGAATTACAACAAGGGGTTCCTTTTATTACCAGAATGTCAACTTTAATTAACCTTGCTTATAGTCGAGAAGCGGAAACTCAAGCTGATATTTTAGGAACCAGAGTTTTAGCCTCTGCGGGTTATGCTGCAGACGGTTTACGGGACTTTATGGCTATCTTACAAGAAGAGTATGGAGACGAATCCACTAGCTATTTATCCACCCATCCGGCCCCTGTTGATAGGGTAAGCTATTTAGAAAAATTGGTAGTTGATAATGGTTATGATCCCTATCGTTATATGGGTATCAAAAGACATCAAGAAATCAAAGAAAGATTGAGAAATTTTTAA